CGGTTTAATCCCTGCACTGTCCATTGCATTCAAAAGCTTCAACACTCTAGTACTCCAGTTTTCATCTTTCACCAGCCACCGCCTCATCACTTGGTAACATATTCTACCAATGAAGTTTTCGAGCTTAACAAATTCATATTCCCAATCGTAACTGGAGTCGTTCCCTATCTCCCTCTTTGAGTATTTTTCTCTCAACTCAACAAAGAACTCGAGAGCTCCCATACCGTCTTCCATTCTTCTGTAGACAAGCAAAGCCGTTGAATATGTTATCGGGTTAGGctcaaaacctttttctttgactaaatcAAGAACCCCAAGGGACTTGAGAAACTCCCCTTCTTCCATGTAAATAACCATCAAAGTATTGTAAGTAACAATGTTTGGAACAATCCCTTCTTCCTCCATATCACTCAGTATCTTCTCTGCTTCCCTCAACTGTTTCATCGCACCCAAAAGACTGTTATATATGAAAAGGTTTGGACCTATGACACCTCCTGAttcaatcttcttcctcttaagcCAATCTACTACCGCTACCGCAGGCTTCAATCTCTTGTCCTTGCCAAAACCCTTTATCATAGCACAAAAGACTTGTAGAGGCAATTCTCCTTTATCCTTGagaacatcatcaacatcatcagctGTCTTAGCAGCTCGTAAACTAAACGCTAACTCTCTAACATTAACTCTTGAACTGTTCTTTTCTCCTCCATTTACGGCACTTGAATCTTCCgtagaaacttcttcttcttccccgagCTCTCGTTGCTCCGTGGCCCATCCTACCCCAACCGATGATCCCAACAAACTTCTCTTTGGCTCACACAAAAACAGAACTTTTGAAGTAGGATTAATGGCAAAACCGCTAGAGATACTAGTATTACCAAAGCAAGCCTGTTCAAGAAAACAATGTCTATTTCTAGTCTTAGGGCTAACTACAACAGAACAAGAACACTCCAACTCAAATTCAAATCTTGAACCAACCAAAAGACCAGACTTTAATGGCCAAATGCTTAAAGCTTGCATCTTTTTTTCCAACCCAATCTTACACAAGCTCTATGTAGCATGGAAGCGTCAAAAGACACACGAGATTCACGCTTCAGAAGCGGAAAGGGAATTGTGTGGAAGCGTGATGGAAGAAGCAATCGCTTCCAATTTTACGAAATGGGAAGCTCAAAGATCTCGTGAGGAAGAAACGACTTCAATGGCGGATTCATCGTGATGAAAGGCGGAGAAGAGATAGAATTTGTCGCTATTGGGCTTTTTTGGGCTTCAATCAAgcttagttttccttttttaacggcaaatcaattataatattatattatacgAAAAGCGTTTACATCATTACATGAATacataaaaccaaacaaatacaaccatTTGGAACAAATATTGGAAATTGAACACACTTTCACTTTCGATCGATGAAGAAGTGGAAAGTAACCCTGCTTTCCAAACAGAAGCCTTATGGACAACAGAAAAAAATCTGTTAAATCACCTCTTCATACACTCGTGACTCGTCAAAGGCTAACATCTTGTAGATGAGACTCCTAAATGCTTTCTGCATTACCATAATTAAACGAAAAATTTgatatgttgtttgtgatgGTTTTAAAACATGCCTTTTGAAACGCCAAACACAATGCCGGTTAGCGACCATGGATTCCCCTTTCATAAG
The Camelina sativa cultivar DH55 chromosome 6, Cs, whole genome shotgun sequence genome window above contains:
- the LOC104790881 gene encoding pentatricopeptide repeat-containing protein At3g46610-like, producing the protein MQALSIWPLKSGLLVGSRFEFELECSCSVVVSPKTRNRHCFLEQACFGNTSISSGFAINPTSKVLFLCEPKRSLLGSSVGVGWATEQRELGEEEEVSTEDSSAVNGGEKNSSRVNVRELAFSLRAAKTADDVDDVLKDKGELPLQVFCAMIKGFGKDKRLKPAVAVVDWLKRKKIESGGVIGPNLFIYNSLLGAMKQLREAEKILSDMEEEGIVPNIVTYNTLMVIYMEEGEFLKSLGVLDLVKEKGFEPNPITYSTALLVYRRMEDGMGALEFFVELREKYSKREIGNDSSYDWEYEFVKLENFIGRICYQVMRRWLVKDENWSTRVLKLLNAMDSAGIKPSREEHERLIWACTREEHYIVGKELYKRIRERFPEISLSVCNHLIWLMGKAKKWWAALEIYENLLDEGPEPNNLSYELVVSHFSILLSAASKRGIWRWGVRLLNKMEDKGLKPQSRHWNAVLVACSKASETAAAIQVFKAMVDNGEKPTVISYGALLSALEKGKLYDEAFRVWNHMVKVGIEPNLYAYTTMASVLTGQQKFNLLDTLLKEMASKGIEPSVVTYNAVISGCARNGLSGVAYEWFHRMKSENVEPNEITYEMLIEALANDAKPRLAYELHLKSHNEGLKLSSKPYDAVVKSAETYGATIDLNLLGPRPDKKKKA